CTGCCCGCTTCCGGGCCGGCCTGGGCTTCGACAACGGCTTCCGTTTTGGCCTGGGGGCCGGCTTCGTAGGGCCGGGGTTCACCCTGGACACGGCCCTGACCACCCACCGCGCGCCCATTGTGGGCAACACCGTGTTCGGCATCGCCCTGAGCTTGGGTCTGGCTTTTTGAGGTGTACCATGCGTAAACCCCTCTTTCTACTGCTTTTGTTGTTGGCTGGGTGCAGCGCTGCTACCCGTTACACCATCAACGTCAACGTTCTGAGCTTCATTCCGCAGAACCAGCGCAGTATCAACATCCCCACCGGCTACTACCTGGTGGTGTATCCAAGCCTCGAGGGGCAGCAAGTTCCACTCCCGATCAGCATGGATATCCTCGAGCAGGGCCAAATCTCCATCCAAGGTAGGCTGACCAATACCGGCGCCACCCCCATGAACGGCAGTTATGAAATTCGGCTTGCTCCAGACAGCGACACCAACCTGAACGACAACAGCGGGGGTGATGTGGGCCTGGGGAGCACCAACTTTAGCGTTGCTGCAGGACAAAGTAGCAATATAAACACAACCGTTCAGCTCAGCGCATCCCAAAACAGCGCTGCCTACAACATCATCAAGTCGGGCTCTTTCCGAATTGCCCTAAAGGTGGAGGCCAACAGCAACGGGGGTCTCTTCGAGCTAACCGGTGCCCGTGTCAGCGTCACCGGACGGCCTTTTGCCGTAATCAAGTAAACAAAACGTTGGCCCTACCCGGCTTCGCTGGCCCGCCTTCGGGCCAGCACAATTTCTTTGGTTGGAATGCGGCTGTGGATATACCAGAAGCCCACCAGGCCAAGCACCAAAACCACCACCTTCACCCAGAAAACCGGAATCAGAAAGATGGCGCTGGTAAGGGCGAAAAAGCTCAACATGCACAGCGCGAACACTTTGGCTTTACGAGACATTCCCAAGCCATCGCGGTAATCACGTACGATTGGGCCAACCTTAGGAAGGTTGAGCACCCAGTTAAGAAAGCGCTGGCTGCTACGCGAAAAAAAGTAAGCCGCCAGGATGAAAAACACCGTCGAGGGCATCCCCGGTACCACCGCACCAACAAAACCCAGTCCTGCAAAGAAAAACCCCAGAGAAAGCCAGAGCGGGCGTAGAGGATTGAGGGACTCCATAGTTTCACAGTATGCCAGAAAAAAGGTGGGGATAAATGTACCTGAACCAAGCCAACCATATAGTGCACTGGTAGCTAAATATACCGTCGTAAAGACACCTCTACACTTCTACGTCTAAAGCGTGCTAGCCCTATAGCCCCTCCCTACCGCGTAGGGTGGGGGAAGGTATCAGGCAAGGCCCCCAGGCTGGCGTGTAGGGCAGCCACCCCACCTGGCCTCCCCTACGAGGTAGGGGAGGAACAGAGCAAGTCCAGGCGGGATTTGATTTACTTCGTTGACCGTGCGGCCGGGGCTGTATGGGCTTTTAGAGCGCTCTTCACAAATATCGAGCCATCGGGTAAGAATCTTTTGTCCTGGACAGAGCAGTGGCCACCGGGAAACTCGAAACCCAAGCACCCGTGGGCCGGGCCCGGCCCACCCTTGGGTGCGTAACATGCGTCTGGATCCAGAGATGTTCTCGTTTTCGTGGGCGGCCACGGCTGCGAAAGGGGCGTGAGCCTTCGGTAACGAACCAACCGACTCTGACATTAGCCTTTTTTGAGGGCTTGTTTAAAAATCTGTGGAGCAAACTCCGCCACCGCCCGCAAAAACCCGGTAACCCCCCTGGCCCTTCCGGGGGTGATATAGACCGGCACCCCCAGGTTTTCGGCTTCCAAGCGCACCGGCTCCGATAGATCGTGGCCCACGTAACTGCTGATGATCATGAGGCCGTGGGCCCGCTCGAGTCGGCTTTGGATCCTCCGGATGATCTCCCGCCCGGCGGTGTGGTCGTCGGAGTCGAACCAATCGAGCCTCAAGCCCTGGTTCTCGAGAATGGGGGTCAGGCGGCTTCGGAGCTGGGTATGCCCCCCCACCACCACCAGGTACTCTCCGTGAAAATGCGGCAACCCCTCACGCATCAGGCTGTCCGGGGTAACCTGGGCAAAGGTATCCGGGGTGCCCTCGAGCACCTGCAGCTTTTGCGAAGTAGCCTTGAGTTCCTCCAGATAGAACCCCAGCTCGGGGTCGTTGGGGTTCAGGTAAAGCAGGTTTCGCAATATTTCCCGCGAAAGCCCCAGGTCTTTCTCGAAGAAATAGGCCACCTCCAGGGCTTTGCGCCAGGTCTGGGCAGCTTTTTGGTAGGCCCCCACCCGCTCGTAGTGCTCGGCCAGGTCGTAGAGCACCTCGAGGGCCTCGGGGTTGCGCTCGTGCTCGGCCAGCAGCAGCCCTTCGGCGCCCAGGGCCTGCCCCGCGTTGTAGAGCGCAGCCAGGTACTGCCCCCGCACCGTTTCGGCCTCGCTACTCTGGGAAAAGTTGCGGGAGAGGCGGTAGGCCAGCTCGAGGTGCTCGAGGGGCGGCTCGAGGGTGCGCTCGAGCCGTTGCACCAGCATTCTAAAAGCCTCCCAGGGCCCCTCCAGGGCCTCTACCAGCTTCACCACCGGCTCGATATCGTCGAAGGGCTCCAGCCCCGCCTCGCGCACCCCACCCAGAAACTCCCGCGCCAAAACCCGCTCGCCGGCCTCCAGCGCCTCCTGGGCCAGGCTGTAAAGCCTCGAGACCGGGTAGGCCCGATGGGCATGGGCCCGCTTGTGTTCGCCCAGAATCTCGAGCAAGGGGAAGCCCAGCGAACGCTTGGCGCAGGCCAGCAGGTGGTAGGCCGTTCCGGCTGCCCCGCCCTTGAGCCCGCGCACCGCCCGCTCGAGGTAACGCACCGCCTCGCCGTACCGCCCCTCACGGTAGCGCAGCATCCCCAAGGCCAACAGGGCGGTCGCATCCTCGGCCCGCGCTACCGCGTCGGTCAGGTAGGGCTCGGCCTCTTTAAGGTCACTCAGGGGTACCCCATCCAGGGCTTCGGGCCCTTTTACCTTGAGACCGGCCAGGGCCAGGCCTAACGGGCCCTGCGACTCCCCCAACACATACAACTGCTGGGCGTAGCGGGCTGCGCGCCCCCACAACCCCTGCTGCAAGGCCGCCTGTAAGCCCAGCCGCAGCAGCGTGCGGGTCAAGAACTCGGGCGAGAGGTCTTCCACAAACTCCACCAGCCGGCTAACCTCGCTCCACTCCCCTTCCCGGGCAAGCCGCAGCATGCGCTCCTCCAGGCGTTCTAGGGCCGTCTGCTGATAGACGTGGGCCTCGGGCAATCCGGACTCGTGAAGCTGGCGCAGGGCTTCCGACAGACGACCTTGGCCCAGATAAAGCTTCCCCAGGGCCAGCCGGTAACGCCCCCCTCGGCTGGCAAGCGCCTCCAGTCGCGGTAAAGCTCGCTGGGCATTGTTCAGCTCGGCCCAGCACAGTACCCGCAAGTCCTCGGCTTCCGGCAGGTGGGCCAGCGCCAGGGCTTCGTCGGCCTCGGCAAAACGCGAGAGCGCCCACAGAGCCCGTCCGCGCAGGTAAGCCAGTTCTCCTTCCACACCCGGAGGTAGACGGGTCAGCACCTCGGCATAGGCGCCAGCCTCGAGCAATGCCCGCACCTCGTCGGCCTCGGGCAGTGGAAGGGGATCTACCACGGGCGTTGGCGTCGTGGGCGAAGGCTGGGGCCTTTCCTCTGACAGAAGAGCCTCGGACAGTGCTAGCTCAACCGGCATCCGAGCCACAACCACCGCGTACTCTCCCTCGCCTACCGGGCCCACCTCAGTGAATCCAAGCTGTTGCAAGGCGCTTTGGACGGCCTCGAGGTTTTTGCCCAGAAAGGGGCCATGGCCATAGACCAGCAGCCCCCCCGGCTTGAGCAGCCCCTCAAGGCCCCGCAAGCGCTCCTGTAGCTCGAAGTGGCGAATAAAGTGATCGGGCTCCAACGCCTTCGGTAGGTCTTGCAAGTACCCTTCGGGCAAGCAGGACAGCAGGAGCACGGCATCCATGAGGGGCAAACCTTGCTGCCGAGGGAACCACCCCTCGTGCCACTGCACGGCCTCACCGGTACGGGCTTGTCCTAGGGCCACCGCCGGGGCTACCCCCTCGAGGGCGTGCCATTCCAGCTCGGGCCGGGCTTCCCGCAAAAGATGCACCAACGCCCCGGTAAAAGCCCCCACCTCCAGCACCCGGCCTTGCTCGGGCAAAAGCGAGGGTATCGCCCCCACATAAAACTCGATGAAGGGCAGGTGCATGGCATAGACCAGGGCCTCGAGCCGCTCCTTGGGGTGGCTTAGCAGGATGGCATAAAAACTTCGCACCGCCTCTAAGTCGCCCCCCCGAGCCTCGAGGTAGGCCTTCCAGGCTTTCAGGATGGGTCTTCGTCGGGAAGGGCTCCCAATGCGCTTGGCCAGGGCCGCCTCGAATCGCCCCGGCGAGAGGGGGGCCTCGAGGTGAAACTGGCTACGAAAGTAGTGTTTGACGCGGGTATTCACCCAACACCTCCAAAACCGGGTACTCCGTTGGAGGGTATTGTGGCAAGCCTGGGCCGGGCTGTAAACCCCTTCCGCTCATGTTCAGGTCACAGAGGCCACAAACCACACCTTCTGCCCTGGGCGCAGTTGGGCCAGCCAGGGCAGATCGGCCGGGTGCACCCGCGCCGGTTTGGTGTAGCCGCCGATGCGGCCCCGGTCGTTGAGCAGCACAATGGGCTGCCCCTCGGGGGTCATCTGCACTGCCCCCAAGGGGGTGGCCTCGCTGATCAGTTCACCCCCCGGCACTGCCAGGCCCTGCAAGCGAAGCCCCATGCGATCTCCCGATGCCAGCTCATAGGGGGCCGCACACAGCGCCCGCATGGCCCCCGGGCTGTACTGAGGCCCCGGGAGCAGGCGAATACGCCGGGGCCGCAAGGGGGGCTGCGCAAAGCTAAATCCTGCTCGAGCCCCCCTAGGTTCTGCCACCCCCAGCACATCCCCGGCCTGCAAGGCCCGCCCCACCAACCCCTTCAGGTCGGTGCTGGCGCTGCCCCAAAAGCGCTCGCTCTCGAGGCCGCCGGCCAGCGCCAGGTAACCGCGCACCCCTTCCCCGGTGGGCCGGAAACTTAGCACATCGCCTTTTCGCAGGGCGAAGCTCTGGGCCCCCATCACCGGC
This genomic stretch from Meiothermus sp. harbors:
- a CDS encoding YbaN family protein; protein product: MESLNPLRPLWLSLGFFFAGLGFVGAVVPGMPSTVFFILAAYFFSRSSQRFLNWVLNLPKVGPIVRDYRDGLGMSRKAKVFALCMLSFFALTSAIFLIPVFWVKVVVLVLGLVGFWYIHSRIPTKEIVLARRRASEAG